In Ahaetulla prasina isolate Xishuangbanna chromosome 5, ASM2864084v1, whole genome shotgun sequence, the following are encoded in one genomic region:
- the ASMT gene encoding acetylserotonin O-methyltransferase, translated as MSSAKEVNYPHILIQYQNGFLVSKVMFTACELGVFDLLQESEEKLSSKTVAERLRSSLPGMERLLDACVGLKLLEVEVSKEGAFYCNTEISEQFLTKSSPKSQYHTCMYYSKTIYPCWQYLTEAVREGKNQYERAFGISSKAVFEALYRSEEEMLKFMYGLNAIWSLCGRDVIAAFDLSPFTMICDLGGGAGALAQECVSLYPDCTVTIFDLPKVIQTAKKHFVPLEKHRINFYEGDFFKDPLPEAELYILARILHDWSDENCVQLLTKVQKSCKTGGGVLLIETLLNEDKRGPLESQLYSLNMLVHTEGKERSPAEYSKLLTASGFKEIEIKKSGKLYDAILGRK; from the exons ATGAGCTCTGCGAAAGAAGTCAACTATCCTCACATTCTAATTCAGTACCAGAATGGATTTCTAGTATCTAAG GTGATGTTTACTGCCTGTGAGTTGGGTGTGTTTGATCTGTTGCAAGAATCAGAAGAAAAGTTGTCATCCAAAACCGTCGCAGAACGTCTGAGGAGCAGCCTTCCTGGAATGGAGAGACTGCTGGATGCCTGTGTGGGTTTGAAGCTCCTAGAAGTAGAAGTGAGCAAAGAAGGAG ctttttattGCAACACAGAAATCTCTGAACAGTTTCTCACCAAATCAAGCCCAAAGTCTCAGTATCATACCTGCATGTATTACTCCAAAACAATTTATCCTTGCTGGCAGTACTTGACAGAGGCTGTAAG GGAAGGCAAGAACCAGTATGAGAGAGCATTTGGCATTTCATCGAAAGCTGTTTTTGAAGCTCTGTACAG GTCAGAAGAAGAGATGCTAAAATTTATGTATGGATTGAATGCAATTTGGAGCCTATGTGGCAGAGATGTTATAGCCGCATTTGATCTCTCCCCTTTCACTATGATTTGTGATCTTGGTG gaGGTGCTGGGGCTTTGGCCCAGGAATGTGTTTCACTATATCCAGATTGTACAGTCACTATTTTTGACCTTCCTAAAGTAATTCAAACAGCCAAGAAGCATTTTGTACCGCTAGAGAAACATCGAATCAATTTTTATGAAG gggatttttttaaagatcctcTTCCGGAAGCTGAACTGTATATTTTAGCAAGAATCCTCCATGACTGGTCAGATGAGAATTGTGTACAACTTCTCACAAAAGTACAAAAGTCTTGCAAAACTG GTGGTGGTGTTTTACTAATTGAAACTCTTCTGAATGAGGATAAACGTGGCCCATTGGAAAGCCAGCTCTATTCGCTAAATATGCTTGTTCAcactgaaggaaaagaaaggtcACCAGCAGAATATAGCAAGCTCCTCACAGCAAGTGGTTTCAAGGAGATCGAAATTAAGAAATCTGGAAAGCTCTATGATGCCATTTTAGGAAGAAAATAA
- the AKAP17A gene encoding A-kinase anchor protein 17A, with the protein MAAATIVHDTSEAVELCASYGLYLKPITKMSISVALPQLKQPGKSISNWEVMERLKGMVHTHQFSTLRISKSTMDFIRFEGEVENKSLVKSFLACLDGKTIKLSGFSDILKVRAAEYKIDFPTRHDWDSFFRDAKDMNETLPGERPDTIHLEGLPCKWFALKDSGSEKPSEEALIKVFSKFGEIRNVDIPMLDPYREEMTGRNFHTFSFGGHLNFEAYVQYEEYAGFIKAMNALRGMKLMYKGEDGKAVACNIKVSFDSTKHLSDASIKRRQLERQKLQELEKQREEQKRKEKEAEERQKEEERKQKELEELEREKKREEKLRKREQKQKDREIRRNKKRLEKLQAEEQKKLQEKIKLEERKLLLAQRNLQSIRLIAELLSRAKAVKLLEQEHSEEKIRLQQLEERRKLQEAELRRVEEEKERALGLQKKERELREKLLNNLMSKKLEIIPVKMYDPNTVQSPTWKNLTSVPHCITSTSVQSILSQPLHICQSSIAANESFPHPKYLNGSFHEEGFQDTMINVCNKDKVSDESSLDVLSTIPANQQHNSTLDHEKILHKNSLSEQGKCNREPSKGRSHSYKDRDVCNHQSKNKIEKSRHRRDLSSEDEKCRKERRPYKKHSRKSSSPHQRSPDLEYTRERQTFSSDRDQDKRGRSRSHKSTGKKQKHRKRSLSNQRSTWSR; encoded by the exons ATGGCAGCTGCAACAATAGTTCATGATACTTCTGAAGCTGTAGAGCTTTGTGCTTCATATGGCTTATACCTTAAACCCATCACAAAAATGAGTATCAGTGTGGCACTTCCACAGTTAAAACAGCCAGGGAAATCTATTTCCAACTGGGAGGTAATGGAAAGGCTAAAAGGAATGGTGCATACTCATCAATTCTCAACACTACGGATTTCTAAAAGCACAATGGATTTCATCCGATTTGAAGGAGAAGTAGAAAATAAGAGTTTAGTTAAATCCTTCCTGGCATGTCTAGATGGCAAAACTATCAAACTTAGTGGCTTTTCTGATATTTTAAAAGTGCGTGCTGCAGAATATAAAATTGATTTCCCTACACGACATGACTGGGATTCTTTTTTCCGTGATGCAAAAGATATGAATGAAACTTTGCCAGGGGAAAGACCAGATACTATCCATTTGGAGGGCTTACCTTGCAAATGGTTTGCATTAAAAGACTCTGGCTCAGAAAAACCAAGTGAAGAAGCTCTCATTAAAGTATTCAGCAAATTTGGAGAAATACGTAATGTGGATATACCAATGTTGGATCCATATAGGGAAGAAATGACTGGCAGAAACTTTCATACATTCAGTTTTGGAGGCCATTTGAATTTTGAAGCCTACGTTCAATATGAAGAATATGCAGGTTTCATCAAGGCTATGAATGCTTTGCGAGGGATGAAGTTGATGTACAAAGGTGAAGATGGCAAAGCAGTGGCTTGCAACATAAAG GTTTCATTTGATTCCACAAAACACCTGAGTGATGCATCAATTAAGAGACGTCAGCTTGAAAGACAGAAGCTCCAAGAgcttgaaaaacaaagagaagaacaaaaacgtaaagaaaaagaagcagaggaaagacaaaaagaggaagaaag GAAACAGAAAGAACttgaagaattagaaagagagaaaaaaagagaagaaaaattgagGAAGAGAGAGCAGAAACAAAAAGATCGTGAAATACGCCGAAACAAGAAAAGACTTGAAAAACTTCAAGCTGAAGagcaaaaaaaattgcaggaaaaaataaaactagaAGAGAGGAAGCTTCTTTTAGCTCAAAGAAATCTTCAGTCCATTCGACTAATTGCTGAACTACTGAGCAGAGCCAAG GCAGTAAAGCTTTTGGAACAGGAACATAGTGAGGAAAAAATCCGCCTTCAGCAGCTGGaagagaggagaaaactacaagagGCAGAGCTCCGACGagtagaggaagaaaaagaaagagctcTTGGACtgcagaagaaagaaagggaattaCGAGAGAAATTGCTCAACAACCTTATGAGCAAGAAATTGGAAATAATTCCTGTGAAAATGTACGACCCTAATACAGTGCAGTCTCCCACTTGGAAAAACCTTACGAGTGTTCCCCACTGCATCACATCTACCTCAGTACAGTCCATCTTGTCCCAACCACTCCACATTTGTCAAAGCAGCATAGCAGCTAATGAAAGTTTCCCTCATCCAAAGTACTTAAATGGGAGCTTCCACGAGGAAGGTTTTCAAGACACTATGATCAATGTTTGCAACAAAGATAAGGTTTCTGACGAAAGTAGTTTGGATGTCCTTTCCACTATACCTGCAAATCAGCAACACAATAGCACATTGGATCATGAGAAGATCCTTCATAAGAACTCCCTCTCAGAACAAGGCAAATGCAACAGAGAGCCAAGCAAGGGGAGAAGTCATTCATATAAAGATAGAGACGTTTGTAATCACCagagtaaaaataaaattgaaaaaagcaGACACAGAAGAGACTTAAGTAGTGAGGATGAGAAATGCAGAAAAGAAAGGCGTCCTTATAAAAAACATTCGAGAAAGAGTAGCAGTCCTCACCAGAGGAGCCCAGATTTGGAATATACCCGAGAGAGACAGACATTTAGTAGCGACAGAGATCAGGATAAAAGAGGCCGCAGCCGCAGCCACAAGAGCACCGGGAAGAAACAGAAACATCGGAAAAGATCTTTGAGCAACCAAAGAAGCACTTGGAGTAGGTAA